From one Gemella morbillorum genomic stretch:
- a CDS encoding redoxin family protein: protein MKKNILIITLIFTVILGIAIVIFISNENTKENTSNNVTIPQEQKSLINSALPNVAIKSSNNEEKKLSDFRNGKPTFIIYWASWCSDCRKQLPDVEKLYKEYKDKVNFVFVNVVDGERENVKQAKAYIKESNFTFDYYKSTDNAIDVMKVKKIPTKFIADKNGKIKEVQVEKYVAYEKLKTTLDKLL, encoded by the coding sequence ATGAAAAAGAATATTTTAATAATAACACTTATATTTACTGTAATATTAGGAATAGCAATAGTTATCTTTATTAGCAATGAAAATACAAAAGAAAACACATCTAATAATGTCACTATTCCTCAAGAGCAAAAGTCATTAATAAATAGTGCCCTGCCTAATGTTGCGATAAAATCTAGCAATAATGAAGAGAAGAAACTATCTGATTTTCGTAATGGGAAACCTACTTTTATTATTTATTGGGCGAGTTGGTGTTCTGATTGCAGAAAACAATTACCAGATGTAGAAAAACTTTATAAGGAATATAAGGATAAAGTAAATTTTGTTTTTGTAAATGTAGTAGATGGTGAAAGAGAAAATGTAAAACAGGCGAAAGCTTATATTAAAGAAAGTAATTTTACTTTTGATTACTATAAGAGTACGGATAATGCAATTGATGTGATGAAAGTGAAAAAAATTCCTACAAAATTTATTGCAGATAAAAATGGAAAAATAAAAGAAGTTCAAGTTGAAAAATATGTTGCTTATGAAAAATTAAAAACTACACTAGATAAACTTCTTTAA
- a CDS encoding isopeptide-forming domain-containing fimbrial protein produces the protein MKQRVKKLGLLFMVLILILNMFNGVSKNNNIAHATDIVNINQVGEGTQIHQEGCDLVIKKTQETEWTVPRKPIDLVILQDTSGSFKNTIGGVKAALKTLTTPVKQTEYDPDNPRLVFTDTPETSDRVMVGSFQGLDGSITYDEWYSEYDYNERVWKQGYRSDTNFKKYESYYAYNPGYKVESTDLIKDSNGIHNFIDNMETEGGTPTVPALEEVLAKYKSAVQNSPEKMKNERKTVFLLITDGVANGVRRPDGKVVIEYSGYRQDQLIKAWGLDSSYYGMEASQNILARAKELTEAGKKLKNELGSNSSVVVGFWEDVNSFKKYGQYGDAYLNGYAGTGVNMNGDTRSVQEIFSSALRDVASPDKVVNGKPATFYVNEQNDINAFADKVLAAVGNALVKENVKGKFKITDGYKVKSVSINGKQIVDNVTDKKTQIKGEVKQNGNDVEISVPDAAFNPGKNKFDYELSRTEEAPETDEEDEVAPDDNYTPGTVERQVGELVGHFSVGDYQTAEIGSKGVKTVKVNELKYCYPNVKKSIKDQDPSNDRGSLEDPILTKRTAYAANLNTVHENFEYTVEYRMNNIPLNMKKNAMLVDPLNYRFDFLEAYVTDESGAKRPDFNIRTTKGTDPQTGKENTIVVADIPKAPGTNTETVKEGEYGAHKFKKYTLHVKVKFKDEYPFETNQSNYIKILQENDGLGPLNQAFIKWNGDSNSPTDETASVRRSNNVFVVPPVETNIEKKVRGENQNVTDGKEHYDLPLREDKFIYDIKSGWPGLAKKYVIEDTLKDELEIIKDENNSTKYDVNVLVNNKPVPALQKFVKVEGNKVKLELQEKDITRSLNIRINLANKGNLGPALIHIQIKAKIRDGANLDKYRDQNGVIKIPNISTVILNDNPKDSNIVTVTPDEPTITKKINETLDHLNIPSWEKQANAYNYNIKTALPSNIRDYGTYKVEDVLDQDLELQEGQQPFIKGSAADHFDVSYDSGSRKITAKIKDGHFNQIEGKSVVELVIPAKIKDGATREKIPNKAKVIYNKANATGEPKELETPPVTVTPPPSKPEITKKVNDKQHVDLQKLDEEFTYKVETTVPHNATNFEITDTIKDVLDFSGEVKAKVDGEDITDVKTEGKTLTVKLSEDQVKTKGGKAVVIEFKAKLKNGVTQDELKNYISEDKTVKVPNTAEYKINLGDRPELKKETPPVTVTPPPTTPEITKKVNDQEHVNLQKVDEEFTYKVETTVPHNATKFEVTDTIKDVLDFSGEVKAKVDGEDIADVKTEGKTLTVKLSEDQVKTKGGKAVVIEFKAKLKNGVTQDELKPYITGDKSVKVPNTAEYKINLGDRPELKKETPPVTVTPPPTTPEITKKVNDKQHVDLQKLDEEFTYKVETTVPHNATNFEITDTIKDVLEFVGDKGNVKAKVDGEDITDVKTEGKTLTVKLSEDQVKTKGGKAVVIEFKAKLKNGVTQDELKNYISEDKTVKVPNTAEYKINLGDRPELKKETPPVTVTPPPTTPEITKKVNDQEHVNLQKVDEEFTYKVETTVPHNATKFEVTDTIKDVLDFSGEVKAKVDGEDIADVKTEGKTLTVKLSEDQVKTKGGKAVVIEFKAKLKNGVTQDELKPYITGDKSVKVPNTAEYKINLGDRPELKKETPPVTVTPPPTTPEITKKVNGANRYDLSNRNDEFTYTLSTQMPANANKFEITDTIKDVLEFVGDKGTATVKIDGKDAGDKATVTVKDQTILISFTEDSVKSDAGKAIEVTFKSKIRDGANLSAYIQNNGKVEIPNKASYDINNDPKYHKDSNEVPVTPPSPKDPGITKKVNDKEHADLQKANEEFIYKVETTVPQDKIAFEVNDTIKDVLEFVGDVKATVDGEVIQDVKTDGQKLTVKLSEDQVKTKAGKAVVVEFKAKIKDGANLSNYVVNGVIKVPNEAAYKINNDPEKKSNTVTVTPPPSTPDIKKAVNGKEREQLTELEQEFTYTIDTKVPTNATAFSIFDTLENVLEFRGYVTATLAGKPIDKKQIKVNGQTVTVELTQQQVFENPNKDVHLEFKAKIRKGADLTSYIVNDLTPSIPNKAKYRINNNPGTDKDSNIVPVIPPSPKPPKEGEKSINSVDSVDEKERKTSRALKDNKEKFRYDIGTDISPNGYYKQFSITDELEKVLVPHKATIRISGDLIKEEEVLPELKKLKDKLKEHKEKLKELKPEKAEDKEFAKAVETAEAELTKAKTDLVKLKKSYNEIQDKDSAEATTAKGNVVKAEKAVEAAQAKLAEAKAKLAKANKPEKADEKVELEKLIKEVEDKIKEEEKTDKAKAVKLLNEALKSRNTKGEISDELAKKLGRLEIKGNKVEFEITDRTILKQLEGRKVTLSIYASIKEGADLSKYRNNGVTQIPNKAVIRFDHKPKVTNEVYVLPKIPPTIPPKTNIPPKKVLPKTGEHTNNLEWLGVMGIALILLRKRYSK, from the coding sequence ATGAAACAAAGAGTAAAGAAACTCGGGTTGTTATTTATGGTACTAATCCTGATTTTAAATATGTTTAATGGTGTGTCCAAGAACAATAATATTGCTCACGCCACTGATATAGTTAATATCAATCAAGTTGGAGAAGGTACCCAAATACACCAAGAGGGTTGTGATTTAGTAATCAAGAAAACCCAAGAAACCGAGTGGACGGTACCAAGAAAACCAATCGATTTGGTTATATTACAAGATACAAGTGGATCATTTAAAAATACCATTGGGGGGGTTAAGGCAGCATTAAAAACTTTAACAACACCTGTAAAACAAACAGAGTATGATCCAGATAATCCTAGATTAGTATTTACAGATACACCAGAAACATCTGACAGAGTTATGGTTGGAAGTTTCCAAGGTTTAGATGGATCTATAACCTATGATGAATGGTATAGTGAATATGATTATAATGAAAGAGTATGGAAACAAGGGTATAGAAGTGATACCAACTTTAAAAAATATGAATCATATTATGCATATAATCCAGGATATAAGGTTGAGTCAACAGATCTTATAAAAGATTCAAATGGAATTCACAACTTTATTGATAATATGGAAACTGAAGGTGGGACTCCTACTGTACCTGCACTTGAAGAAGTATTAGCAAAATATAAATCAGCTGTTCAAAATTCTCCAGAGAAAATGAAGAATGAGCGTAAAACAGTATTCCTACTTATCACTGATGGTGTAGCTAACGGAGTTCGTCGTCCTGACGGGAAAGTAGTTATAGAATATAGTGGATATCGTCAAGACCAACTTATTAAAGCTTGGGGATTAGATAGCAGTTATTATGGAATGGAAGCTTCACAAAACATACTTGCTCGTGCTAAAGAATTAACAGAAGCAGGGAAAAAGCTTAAAAATGAACTAGGTTCAAACAGTTCTGTTGTTGTAGGTTTCTGGGAAGATGTAAACAGTTTTAAAAAATATGGGCAATATGGTGATGCTTATCTGAATGGTTACGCTGGAACTGGAGTTAATATGAATGGAGATACACGCTCAGTTCAAGAAATATTCTCTAGTGCGTTAAGAGATGTTGCTTCTCCAGATAAAGTTGTTAATGGAAAACCAGCTACATTTTATGTTAATGAACAAAATGATATAAACGCCTTTGCAGATAAAGTGCTTGCTGCAGTAGGTAATGCTTTAGTAAAAGAAAATGTAAAAGGTAAGTTTAAAATTACTGATGGCTACAAAGTTAAATCAGTATCTATCAATGGAAAACAAATAGTTGATAATGTAACTGACAAGAAGACGCAAATCAAAGGTGAAGTTAAACAAAATGGAAATGATGTAGAAATATCAGTTCCAGATGCAGCATTCAATCCTGGTAAAAATAAGTTTGACTATGAATTATCTAGAACAGAAGAAGCACCAGAAACGGATGAAGAAGATGAAGTTGCTCCTGATGACAATTACACTCCTGGAACAGTTGAAAGACAAGTAGGGGAGCTAGTAGGTCATTTCAGTGTTGGAGACTATCAAACAGCAGAAATTGGTTCTAAAGGTGTCAAAACAGTTAAGGTTAATGAATTAAAATATTGTTATCCAAATGTTAAAAAATCTATTAAAGACCAAGATCCAAGTAATGACCGTGGTTCATTAGAAGATCCAATTTTAACGAAGAGAACGGCTTATGCAGCTAACTTAAATACTGTGCATGAGAATTTCGAATATACAGTGGAATATAGAATGAATAATATTCCTCTGAATATGAAAAAGAATGCTATGTTGGTTGATCCGCTAAATTATCGATTTGATTTCTTAGAGGCGTATGTAACTGATGAATCAGGTGCTAAACGTCCAGATTTCAATATTAGAACTACTAAAGGAACTGATCCTCAAACTGGTAAAGAAAATACTATAGTAGTCGCTGATATTCCTAAAGCCCCAGGAACAAACACAGAAACTGTAAAAGAAGGGGAATACGGAGCTCATAAATTTAAAAAATATACATTACATGTTAAAGTAAAATTCAAAGATGAATATCCATTTGAAACTAATCAAAGTAACTATATTAAAATCCTTCAAGAAAATGATGGATTAGGACCACTTAACCAAGCATTTATCAAATGGAATGGAGATTCAAATAGTCCAACAGATGAAACAGCTTCTGTGCGTAGGTCTAATAACGTATTTGTAGTGCCCCCAGTTGAAACTAATATTGAGAAAAAAGTCCGTGGAGAAAATCAAAATGTTACAGATGGTAAAGAACATTATGATTTACCATTACGTGAAGATAAATTCATTTATGATATTAAATCTGGATGGCCTGGATTAGCTAAAAAATATGTTATAGAAGATACATTAAAAGATGAATTAGAAATCATAAAAGATGAAAACAATTCAACAAAATATGACGTAAATGTTCTTGTTAACAATAAACCTGTACCAGCATTACAAAAATTTGTAAAAGTTGAAGGAAATAAAGTTAAATTAGAGTTACAAGAAAAAGATATTACAAGAAGTTTAAATATAAGAATTAATTTAGCCAATAAAGGAAACTTAGGACCAGCATTAATTCATATTCAAATCAAAGCTAAGATTCGTGATGGAGCTAACTTAGATAAATATCGTGATCAAAATGGAGTAATCAAAATTCCAAATATTTCAACAGTAATTTTAAATGATAATCCTAAAGATTCTAATATAGTTACTGTAACTCCTGATGAGCCAACAATAACTAAGAAGATTAATGAAACATTAGATCACTTAAATATTCCATCATGGGAAAAACAAGCTAATGCTTATAATTATAATATCAAAACTGCATTACCAAGTAACATAAGAGATTATGGAACATATAAAGTTGAAGATGTTTTAGATCAAGATCTAGAATTACAGGAAGGACAGCAACCGTTTATTAAAGGTAGTGCAGCAGATCACTTTGATGTAAGCTATGACAGCGGAAGCCGAAAAATAACAGCAAAAATTAAAGATGGTCACTTCAATCAAATAGAAGGAAAAAGTGTTGTGGAATTAGTAATCCCAGCAAAAATTAAAGATGGGGCTACTCGTGAAAAGATACCTAATAAAGCAAAAGTTATTTATAACAAAGCTAATGCAACTGGTGAGCCAAAAGAATTAGAAACACCACCAGTAACAGTAACACCTCCACCATCGAAACCAGAGATTACTAAGAAAGTAAATGACAAACAACATGTAGATTTACAAAAATTAGATGAAGAATTCACATATAAAGTAGAAACAACCGTACCACATAACGCAACAAACTTCGAAATAACAGATACAATCAAAGATGTATTAGACTTTAGTGGAGAAGTAAAAGCTAAAGTAGATGGAGAAGACATAACTGATGTTAAGACTGAAGGAAAAACACTAACAGTAAAACTATCAGAAGACCAAGTAAAAACAAAAGGTGGAAAAGCGGTAGTAATCGAATTTAAGGCAAAACTTAAAAACGGTGTAACACAAGACGAATTAAAAAATTATATCTCAGAAGACAAAACTGTAAAAGTACCAAATACAGCTGAATATAAAATTAATTTAGGCGACAGACCAGAGTTGAAAAAAGAAACGCCTCCGGTAACAGTAACACCGCCACCAACAACTCCAGAGATTACTAAGAAAGTAAATGATCAAGAACATGTTAACCTACAAAAAGTGGATGAAGAATTCACATATAAAGTAGAAACAACAGTGCCGCACAATGCGACTAAGTTCGAAGTAACAGATACAATAAAAGATGTATTAGACTTTAGTGGAGAAGTAAAAGCTAAAGTAGATGGAGAAGACATAGCTGATGTTAAGACTGAAGGAAAAACACTAACAGTAAAACTATCAGAAGACCAAGTAAAAACAAAAGGCGGAAAAGCGGTAGTAATTGAATTTAAGGCAAAACTTAAAAATGGTGTAACACAAGACGAATTAAAACCTTATATTACAGGTGATAAGAGTGTAAAAGTACCAAACACAGCTGAATATAAAATTAATTTAGGCGACAGACCAGAGTTGAAAAAAGAAACACCTCCGGTAACAGTAACACCACCGCCAACAACTCCAGAGATTACTAAGAAAGTAAATGATAAACAACATGTAGATTTACAAAAATTAGATGAAGAATTCACATATAAAGTAGAAACAACCGTACCACATAACGCAACAAACTTCGAAATAACAGATACAATCAAAGATGTATTAGAGTTTGTAGGAGATAAAGGTAATGTAAAAGCTAAAGTGGATGGAGAAGACATAACTGATGTTAAGACTGAAGGAAAAACACTAACAGTAAAACTATCAGAAGACCAAGTAAAAACAAAAGGCGGAAAAGCGGTAGTAATTGAATTTAAGGCAAAACTTAAAAACGGTGTAACACAAGACGAATTAAAAAATTATATCTCAGAAGACAAAACTGTAAAAGTACCAAATACAGCTGAATATAAAATTAATTTAGGCGACAGACCAGAGTTGAAAAAAGAAACGCCTCCGGTAACAGTAACACCGCCACCAACAACTCCAGAGATTACTAAGAAAGTAAATGATCAAGAACATGTTAACCTACAAAAAGTGGATGAAGAATTCACATATAAAGTAGAAACAACAGTGCCGCACAATGCGACTAAGTTCGAAGTAACAGATACAATAAAAGATGTATTAGACTTTAGTGGAGAAGTAAAAGCTAAAGTAGATGGAGAAGACATAGCTGATGTTAAGACTGAAGGAAAAACACTAACAGTAAAACTATCAGAAGACCAAGTAAAAACAAAAGGCGGAAAAGCGGTAGTAATTGAATTTAAGGCAAAACTTAAAAATGGTGTAACACAAGACGAATTAAAACCTTATATTACAGGTGATAAGAGTGTAAAAGTACCAAATACAGCTGAATATAAAATTAATTTAGGCGACAGACCAGAGTTGAAAAAAGAAACACCTCCGGTAACAGTAACACCACCGCCAACAACTCCAGAAATTACTAAGAAAGTAAATGGAGCAAATCGTTATGATCTTTCAAATCGTAATGATGAGTTCACATATACTCTATCTACACAAATGCCTGCTAATGCCAATAAGTTTGAAATAACAGATACAATCAAAGATGTCTTAGAGTTTGTAGGAGATAAAGGAACTGCAACAGTGAAAATTGATGGAAAAGATGCAGGGGATAAAGCGACTGTAACTGTCAAAGATCAAACAATTCTAATTTCATTTACAGAAGATTCTGTTAAATCAGATGCAGGAAAAGCAATTGAAGTAACATTCAAGTCTAAGATTAGAGATGGAGCAAACTTATCTGCATATATACAAAATAATGGTAAAGTAGAAATACCAAATAAAGCTTCATATGATATCAACAATGATCCAAAATATCATAAAGATTCAAATGAAGTGCCAGTAACACCGCCGTCACCAAAAGATCCGGGTATTACTAAGAAAGTTAATGATAAAGAACATGCTGATTTGCAAAAAGCAAATGAAGAATTCATATATAAAGTAGAAACAACAGTACCTCAAGATAAAATAGCGTTTGAAGTAAATGATACAATCAAAGATGTCTTAGAGTTTGTTGGAGATGTAAAAGCTACAGTAGATGGTGAAGTAATCCAAGACGTTAAGACTGATGGTCAAAAACTAACAGTAAAACTATCAGAAGACCAAGTAAAAACAAAAGCAGGAAAAGCAGTAGTAGTTGAGTTTAAAGCTAAGATTAAAGATGGAGCAAACCTATCTAACTATGTTGTCAATGGTGTAATTAAAGTACCTAATGAAGCAGCATATAAGATTAATAATGATCCAGAGAAAAAATCTAATACTGTAACAGTAACACCACCGCCATCAACACCTGATATTAAGAAAGCAGTAAATGGCAAAGAAAGAGAACAGTTAACTGAGCTTGAGCAAGAGTTTACATATACAATTGATACTAAAGTACCAACTAATGCAACAGCATTTAGCATATTTGATACACTAGAAAATGTATTGGAATTCCGTGGATATGTAACAGCAACATTAGCAGGAAAACCAATAGATAAAAAACAAATCAAAGTAAATGGTCAAACTGTAACAGTTGAATTAACTCAACAACAAGTTTTCGAAAATCCAAATAAAGATGTTCATCTAGAGTTCAAAGCGAAAATTAGAAAAGGTGCAGATTTAACTTCATATATTGTAAATGATTTAACACCAAGCATCCCTAATAAAGCTAAGTATCGTATCAATAATAATCCCGGAACAGATAAAGATTCAAATATCGTTCCTGTGATACCGCCAAGTCCTAAACCTCCGAAAGAGGGAGAAAAATCTATTAATTCAGTAGACTCAGTTGATGAGAAAGAAAGAAAAACGTCACGTGCACTGAAAGACAATAAAGAGAAGTTTAGATATGATATTGGAACAGACATATCTCCAAATGGGTACTATAAACAATTTAGTATTACTGATGAGCTTGAAAAAGTCCTTGTACCACATAAAGCAACAATAAGAATTAGTGGAGACTTGATAAAAGAAGAAGAAGTTCTGCCAGAATTGAAAAAATTAAAAGATAAACTGAAAGAACACAAAGAAAAATTAAAAGAGTTAAAACCAGAGAAAGCTGAAGATAAGGAATTCGCTAAAGCAGTCGAAACAGCAGAAGCTGAATTAACTAAAGCTAAAACAGACCTTGTGAAACTTAAAAAATCTTATAATGAAATTCAAGATAAAGATTCAGCGGAAGCAACAACAGCAAAAGGGAATGTAGTTAAAGCTGAAAAAGCGGTAGAAGCCGCACAAGCTAAATTAGCTGAAGCAAAAGCTAAACTAGCGAAGGCCAATAAACCAGAAAAAGCTGATGAAAAAGTAGAATTAGAAAAATTAATCAAAGAAGTAGAAGATAAGATTAAAGAAGAAGAGAAGACTGATAAAGCGAAAGCGGTTAAATTACTAAATGAAGCGCTGAAATCTAGAAATACTAAAGGAGAAATTTCAGACGAATTAGCTAAGAAATTAGGTCGTTTAGAAATTAAAGGTAACAAAGTAGAATTTGAGATTACTGATCGTACAATTCTAAAACAACTAGAAGGTAGAAAAGTTACGTTATCAATCTATGCAAGTATTAAAGAAGGTGCTGACTTAAGTAAGTATCGTAATAATGGGGTAACTCAGATACCTAATAAAGCGGTGATTAGATTTGATCATAAACCAAAAGTAACTAATGAGGTTTATGTATTACCAAAAATACCACCAACAATTCCACCAAAAACAAATATTCCACCTAAGAAAGTACTACCAAAAACAGGTGAGCATACTAATAACTTAGAATGGCTAGGTGTGATGGGTATAGCTTTAATATTATTAAGAAAAAGATATTCTAAATAA
- a CDS encoding G5 domain-containing protein, with product MFKNKKLAILTGAVLTFNGLVLTTNLSELSHVVLAEEDVPPVDEDIPDAQQKKLVKDAKAAIEYLEELKAEGDKDVVKEAIEENKEKLNGISHIAPEYAAQKAALEARLKKINDWLNPAADAGEIEKEVTETQEIDFETVKEDDPLLEEGKEEEKTPGEKGELTITYKAKFKDGKEVPGTRTKVKEERTKEPVNRVVRVGKMKVEEKEITETKEVDFQTVEEKDPTLDEGQRVLKTPGEKGEKTITYKVQLINGIEVSKVKLVEKETKVPVNEVYRVGTKKASADSPQPTPTPNPQPTPNPQPTPSPQPTPSPQPTPSPQPTPSPQPAPSPQPAPSPQPTPSPQPAPSPQPTPSPQPTPSPQPTPSPQPTPNPAPQQDKQGTRTSENNGDVSTGDQNSDGNTESGSGEAKLPNTGLAENNSVFAGIFAFAVAGVVAIFRRKKN from the coding sequence ATGTTTAAAAATAAAAAATTAGCAATTTTAACAGGAGCTGTTTTAACATTTAACGGTCTTGTGCTAACCACTAATTTATCAGAACTTTCACATGTGGTACTAGCTGAAGAAGATGTCCCACCTGTTGATGAAGATATTCCTGATGCTCAACAGAAAAAATTAGTAAAAGATGCTAAAGCTGCGATAGAATATCTTGAGGAATTAAAAGCTGAAGGGGATAAGGATGTAGTTAAGGAAGCTATAGAAGAAAATAAAGAAAAGCTAAACGGAATCTCGCACATAGCTCCAGAATACGCAGCTCAAAAAGCAGCTCTAGAAGCACGCTTGAAAAAAATTAATGACTGGTTAAATCCAGCGGCAGATGCAGGAGAAATCGAAAAAGAAGTAACGGAAACACAAGAGATAGACTTTGAGACAGTTAAAGAAGATGATCCGTTGTTGGAAGAAGGAAAAGAAGAAGAGAAAACACCTGGAGAAAAAGGTGAACTAACAATTACTTATAAAGCTAAGTTTAAAGATGGAAAAGAAGTTCCAGGGACACGCACTAAAGTAAAAGAAGAACGTACGAAAGAGCCAGTGAATCGTGTAGTTCGTGTTGGGAAAATGAAAGTTGAAGAAAAAGAAATAACAGAAACAAAAGAAGTAGATTTCCAAACAGTAGAAGAAAAAGATCCAACATTAGATGAAGGACAAAGAGTGTTGAAAACACCTGGAGAAAAAGGTGAAAAAACAATCACTTATAAAGTTCAACTTATAAATGGGATAGAAGTTTCGAAAGTAAAATTAGTTGAGAAAGAAACAAAGGTGCCTGTGAACGAAGTGTATCGAGTTGGAACAAAAAAAGCGTCAGCTGATAGTCCACAACCGACACCAACGCCGAATCCACAACCAACACCAAATCCACAACCAACGCCGAGCCCACAACCAACACCAAGTCCGCAACCAACGCCAAGTCCGCAACCAACGCCAAGTCCACAACCGGCACCAAGTCCGCAACCGGCACCAAGTCCGCAACCAACGCCAAGTCCACAACCGGCACCAAGTCCGCAACCAACACCAAGTCCGCAACCAACACCAAGTCCGCAACCAACACCAAGTCCGCAACCAACACCAAATCCAGCCCCTCAACAAGATAAACAAGGTACAAGAACTAGTGAAAATAATGGAGATGTAAGTACTGGAGATCAAAATTCAGATGGGAATACAGAAAGTGGTTCTGGAGAAGCTAAGTTACCAAATACAGGACTAGCAGAAAATAATAGTGTATTTGCTGGAATTTTCGCTTTTGCAGTTGCTGGAGTAGTGGCTATCTTTAGAAGAAAGAAAAACTAA
- the rplQ gene encoding 50S ribosomal protein L17 — MGYRKLGRTSAHRKAMLRNLVTALLVHGRIETTVTRAKEVRSLAEKMITLGKKGDLAARRNAAKFIQPVAVATEEGKSQLALKKLFEEVAPKYADRNGGYTRILRVGPRKGDGAETAIIELV, encoded by the coding sequence TGGGTTACAGAAAATTAGGACGTACATCAGCTCACCGTAAAGCGATGTTAAGAAACTTAGTAACTGCTCTACTAGTACACGGTAGAATTGAAACAACTGTTACAAGAGCGAAAGAAGTTCGTTCATTAGCAGAAAAAATGATTACATTAGGTAAAAAAGGTGATCTAGCAGCAAGACGTAATGCAGCTAAATTCATCCAACCTGTTGCAGTAGCAACTGAAGAAGGTAAGAGTCAATTAGCTCTTAAAAAATTATTTGAAGAAGTAGCACCTAAATATGCTGACCGTAATGGTGGATACACTCGTATCTTACGCGTTGGACCACGTAAAGGTGATGGTGCAGAAACAGCTATTATAGAATTAGTTTAA